Within the Gammaproteobacteria bacterium genome, the region TGAACCGCGTCGGCAAGGTCGTGCCACCCAAACGCGAAATCCTAAAAGACATATCCCTGTCGTTTTTCCCTGGCGCCAAGATCGGCGTACTGGGCCTGAACGGCTCGGGAAAGTCCACCCTGCTGCGCATCATGGCAGGCGTGGATAAAGAGCACCTGGGCGAAGCCCGTCCCCAACCGGGCATCCGCATCGGTTATCTGCCGCAAGAACCGCAACTCAATTCCGCCAAGGATGTGCGTGGCAATGTGGAAGAGGCCATACAGCCCGTCAAGGATGCGCTTGACCGACTGAGCGCGGTCTATGCCGCCTACGCCGAGCCCGAAGCCGACTTCGACGCCCTGGCCAAGGAACAAGCCGAGCTGGAGGCGCTCATTCAGGTTGCCGATGGACACAATCTGGACCGCACACTCGAAGTGGCCGCCGACGCACTGCGCCTGCCTCCGTGGGATGCCGATGTCACCAAGCTGTCCGGCGGTGAGCGGCGCCGTGTCGCCCTGTGCAAGCTGCTGTTATCGTCCCCCGACATGCTGCTGCTCGACGAGCCCACTAACCACCTGGACGCCGAATCAGTGGCTTGGCTGGAGCGTTTTCTCCAGGAATACCCCGGCACCGTGGTCGCCATCACTCACGACCGCTACTTCCTGGATAACGTCGCGGGCTGGATACTGGAGCTCGACCGCGGCCATGGCATACCCTGGGAGGGTAATTATTCCTCCTGGCTGGAGCAGAAAGAACAACGTCTGGAGGTCGAAGAGAAACAGGAATCCGCCCGCCAGCGCGCCATGAAAGACGAGCTGGAATGGGTGCGCAGCAATGCCAAGGGACGCCACGCCAAGAGCAAGGCGCGCCTGGCCCGTTACGAGGAAATGGCCTCGCAGGAATACCAGAAACGCAACGAGACCAAGGAGCTGTATATCCCGCCAGGGCCACGCCTGGGTGATCTGGTGATAGAGGCCCAGGGCCTGCGCAAGGCCTTCGGTGACCGCCTGCTCATCGACAACCTCAGCTTCAACCTGCCACGCGGCGGCATCGTCGGCATTATCGGCCCCAACGGTGCCGGCAAGACCACCCTGTTCCGCATGATGACCGGCCAGGAAAAGCCCGACGCGGGTGAACTGCGTATCGGCGACACCGTGCATTTAGCCTATGTGGATCAGTCGCGTGACACGCTCAATGGCAGCAAGACCGCCTGGGAAGAGATCTCGGACGGGTTGGACGTGATCACTGTCGGCAAATTCGAAATGCCGTCGCGCGCCTACCTGGGACGCTTCAACTTCAAAGGCACCGACCAGCAAAAACTGGTCAAGGATCTCTCCGGCGGCGAGCGCAACCGCATCCATCTCGCAAAACTGCTCAAAAGCGGCGGCAATGTACTGCTGCTCGATGAGCCGACCAACGACCTCGACGTGGAAACCCTGCGCGCCCTGGAAGATGCGCTGCTGGAGTTCCCCGGCTGCGCCGTGGTCATCTCCCATGACCGCTGGTTCCTGGATCGCGTCGCAACACACATCCTCGCCTTCGAGGGCGACAGCCAGACCGTGTGGTTCGAGGGCAATTATGCCGATTACGAGGCCGACAGACACCGCCGCCTTGGCATCGCCGCCGATCAGCCGCAGCGTATCAAGTATAAGAAACTGACAGGATAATTCAATCCCAATTCAATTCAACGGTTGCAACTACCCCCACTCCCGCCCTGCGAGAGTGGGTTGGGGTGAGGGAATATAAAGCACTCATCCCTCCCTGCAGAAAAATGCTGGGGAAAAACCACCGTTTCCGGATAACGATCAACAAATATTATTGAGGAAGAATTTTTAATGAGTGTATTTGTAACGCTGTTTTTGATGCTCATCGTCATACTGATTGCCGCCGAAATATTCACCAATGCGCTGGAACACCTAGGCGAAAAATTGAAAATTTCCGAGGGCGTCACCGGTTCATTATTTGCTGCCGTTGGCACTGCAATGCCGGAGACCATGGTGCCGCTGTTGGCCATTTTCGCAGGCACCGACAATCAACACGTGAATGAGGAAATCGGTGTGGGCGCAATCCTCGGCGCGCCGCTGATGCTGGCTACGCTGTCCGTTTCATTACTGGCGTTCTTCACCTTCCGCAAACGCGGCATTAGCGGGCATTTCACACCGGAAAGAACCGGCTTTAAACGCGACCTGGACTTTTTCCTGTTCGCGTTCGCGCTGGCCGCGATTGCGATGTACATTCCACACGACATGAATTATCTGCGCGCCTTTATCGGCGTGTCGCTGGTGCTGACCTACTTTGTCTACATCATGATGACCTTGCGCGCCTCTGCAAAACTGGTAGAGGACGGCCACGCTACCGAGGCCCACTCACCCATGCTTCTCAGCCGCATCGGCCTGCCCACCAACATGACCACCATCGTGCTGCAACTTGGCATGGGCCTGGGCCTGTTAGTCGCGGGCGCCAAGGGCTTCATCAGCGGCGTGGAAGAGGCTTCGACTATCCTCGGCATATCAGCCCTGATGCTGTCACTGATGATTATCCCCATCGCCACTGAGCTGCCGGAAAAATTCAACAGCATCCTCTGGATTCGCCGCCACAAAGACACCATGGCCTTCGGCAACATTACTGGCGCCATGGTCTTTCAAGGGACGCTGCTGCCGGCCATCGGTATCATGCTCACCCCCTGGTCACCGCGCCCGGAAGTGCTGGCAGGCATCGTGATCGCATTTTTAGGCGCGCTATGGCTACGCCTCATGGTCACGCGAGGACAGCTAAAGGTCTGGCATGTGCTGGTCAATGGCAGTTTATATATTACCTATCTGGCGATTGCGTTGAGTTAACTCCATTTCCAATTCAACCGCGTATTTTCACCTCATCTCCCGCAAGGCGGGAGATGATTTTTTCTTCATTTATGATTTCAGCCGTGCTGAACGGTATAGCCGAATGTCTTGACTGGGGAGTCCACTATACGGCGTACCCTACATTGATTGGCTTCACGAGCTAAGTCGATGCAACCTCATCAGCAACTCCGCCTCACCTCTCACCAGACCACAGGATGACATCAGTTCGTCAACACTGGCGCCTTTCTGAACAAGTCGAATGGCATGTCCATAAGTTTGTGCAGCAGGATCGCGCAAATCCACTTGGTCCTGTCGTTCGGCCAGTCGGCGCAATTGCTGTTCCATACGTTCCACATTCCCACCAACCCCCGCCGCCCCGGCACATAAGGCACGCAAATCATCTTGCAGTATCAGCACCTCGGCGTCACGCTGCTTAATGCGCAGATCCAGGCGACGTATTTTTAACCATACGGGAATCTGCATGATCAATGCCAACACACCAGCCAAAATCAGAATCGTCACGTCACTGTTCATGGCAAATCAGCTCGCGCGGGGATGCGCGGGGACAGGGCTTTAAAGCAATAGAAAGGACTACGCATAGTCATCAATGTAAGGGGGATGACCCTCATCCTTTTCTTTTTCATCAGGCATTTTCCTGTCGCGGCCTGAACGATCAGAGGGGCGATCAGTCGGGTGCTTCCTGGGATCGACCTTCTCCACAGGCCGTGTTGGCCAGACAGGATACAACGGATTGACATCACCTACCTTGGCCATCGCCGAGCCTCCTGACAGACGGTCTGCCGCATCAGACCATCGACATATCCTTCCACTCTTCGTCGCTCAACAATTTATTAAGATCGACAAGTATCAGCAATTGGTCGCCGCGATTGGAAACACCCTGAATATAACGCGAGCTTTCCTCATTACCGATATTTGGCGCAGCCTCAATCTCCGATGTG harbors:
- the ettA gene encoding energy-dependent translational throttle protein EttA; this encodes MAQYIYTMNRVGKVVPPKREILKDISLSFFPGAKIGVLGLNGSGKSTLLRIMAGVDKEHLGEARPQPGIRIGYLPQEPQLNSAKDVRGNVEEAIQPVKDALDRLSAVYAAYAEPEADFDALAKEQAELEALIQVADGHNLDRTLEVAADALRLPPWDADVTKLSGGERRRVALCKLLLSSPDMLLLDEPTNHLDAESVAWLERFLQEYPGTVVAITHDRYFLDNVAGWILELDRGHGIPWEGNYSSWLEQKEQRLEVEEKQESARQRAMKDELEWVRSNAKGRHAKSKARLARYEEMASQEYQKRNETKELYIPPGPRLGDLVIEAQGLRKAFGDRLLIDNLSFNLPRGGIVGIIGPNGAGKTTLFRMMTGQEKPDAGELRIGDTVHLAYVDQSRDTLNGSKTAWEEISDGLDVITVGKFEMPSRAYLGRFNFKGTDQQKLVKDLSGGERNRIHLAKLLKSGGNVLLLDEPTNDLDVETLRALEDALLEFPGCAVVISHDRWFLDRVATHILAFEGDSQTVWFEGNYADYEADRHRRLGIAADQPQRIKYKKLTG
- a CDS encoding sodium:calcium antiporter, whose translation is MSVFVTLFLMLIVILIAAEIFTNALEHLGEKLKISEGVTGSLFAAVGTAMPETMVPLLAIFAGTDNQHVNEEIGVGAILGAPLMLATLSVSLLAFFTFRKRGISGHFTPERTGFKRDLDFFLFAFALAAIAMYIPHDMNYLRAFIGVSLVLTYFVYIMMTLRASAKLVEDGHATEAHSPMLLSRIGLPTNMTTIVLQLGMGLGLLVAGAKGFISGVEEASTILGISALMLSLMIIPIATELPEKFNSILWIRRHKDTMAFGNITGAMVFQGTLLPAIGIMLTPWSPRPEVLAGIVIAFLGALWLRLMVTRGQLKVWHVLVNGSLYITYLAIALS
- a CDS encoding DUF2802 domain-containing protein, producing the protein MNSDVTILILAGVLALIMQIPVWLKIRRLDLRIKQRDAEVLILQDDLRALCAGAAGVGGNVERMEQQLRRLAERQDQVDLRDPAAQTYGHAIRLVQKGASVDELMSSCGLVRGEAELLMRLHRLSS